From Nicotiana tabacum cultivar K326 chromosome 22, ASM71507v2, whole genome shotgun sequence, one genomic window encodes:
- the LOC107783121 gene encoding ETO1-like protein 1, which translates to MRTFFPSESCKETHLKSINPQSWLQVERGKLSKFSSESASSIETLIKVPEPPILPFFKPVDYVEVLAKIHEQLESCSPQERSTLYLLQFQVFKGLGEVKLMRRSLRSAWSKASTVYEKLVFGAWLKYEKQDEELISDLLSTCGKCAKEFGAIDIAFEMPAYKILSSPGVVTTNEDPCPKTVLFRIGDEKIACNRQKIAGLSAPFHAMLNGCFTESLCEEIDLSENDISPLAMRVISEFSSTGLLDEISADLLLEILVFANKFCCESLKDACDRKLASLVCCRQDALELLECALEENSSVLAASCLQVFLRELPDSLKDSQVVELLSNTTKQQRSIMIGPASFSLYCLLSEVSMNLDPRSDESVRFSETLVDSAETSQQKMVAYHRLGCIKFLRKELDEAEQLFEAAFNLGHTYSLVGLARLGQIRGHKRWAYEKLSSVISSSTPLGWMYQESSLYCDGEKRLDDLEKATELDPTLTYPYMYRAASLMRKQNVQAALSEINRILGFKLALECLELRFCFYLALEDYRLAICDIQAILTLCPDYRVFEGRVAALQLRTLLREHVESWTEADCWLQLYDRWSSVDDIGSLSVIYQMLESDAAKGVLYFRQSLLLLRLNCPDAAMRSLHLARQHASSEHECLVYEGWILYDTGHCEEGLQKAEESIRIKRSFEAYFLKAYALADSSPDASCSSTVISLLEEALRCPSDRLRKGQALNNLGSVYVDCGKLDAAADCYINALKIRHTRAHQGLARVHFLRNDKVAAYDEMTKLIEKAKNNASAYEKRSEYSDRDRTKADLEMVTRLDPLRVYPYRYRAAVLMDNHKENEAIAELSRAIAFKADLHLLHLRAAFHEHIGDVMGALRDCRAALSVDPNHQEMLELHSRVNSQEP; encoded by the exons ATGAGAACTTTCTTCCCTTCAGAATCTTGTAAAGAAACACACCTCAAATCTATTAATCCTCAGTCATGGCTCCAAGTTGAAAGAGGCAAGCTGTCCAAATTTTCATCTGAATCTGCTTCTTCCAT AGAGACCCTGATCAAGGTCCCTGAACCGCCAATTCTTCCGTTTTTTAAACCTGTTGATTATGTAGAAGTTTTGGCAAAAATCCATGAACAACTCGAGTCATGTTCGCCACAAGAGAGGTCGACTCTGTATTTGCTGCAGTTTCAGGTATTTAAGGGTTTGGGGGAAGTTAAATTAATGAGGAGAAGCCTTCGTTCAGCTTGGTCGAAAGCAAGCACAGTATATGAAAAACTTGTATTCGGGGCGTGGTTGAAATACGAGAAGCAAGATGAAGAGCTCATTTCTGACTTGCTTTCTACTTGTGGTAAATGTGCAAAGGAGTTTGGAGCAATAGACATAGCATTCGAAATGCCTGCTTATAAGATCTTAAGCTCTCCAGGAGTTGTTACTACAAATGAGGATCCTTGTCCAAAAACTGTTTTGTTTAGGATTGGTGATGAGAAAATAGCGTGCAATAGGCAGAAAATTGCCGGTCTTTCAGCTCCATTTCATGCAATGCTCAATGGTTGTTTTACAGAATCGTTATGCGAGGAAATAGATTTGTCTGAAAACGATATTTCACCATTGGCGATGAGGGTGATCAGTGAATTCAGCTCAACCGGTTTATTGGATGAAATATCTGCCGATCTTCTGTTGGAAATATTGGTATTTGCCAATAAGTTTTGTTGTGAAAGCCTCAAGGATGCTTGTGACCGAAAGCTTGCGTCTTTAGTTTGCTGTCGACAAGATGCTTTAGAACTCCTGGAATGTGCCCTTGAAGAGAATTCCTCTGTCCTTGCTGCATCATGTTTGCAAGTATTTCTACGCGAACTCCCAGATTCTCTGAAAGACAGTCAGGTAGTTGAACTGTTAAGCAACACTACCAAGCAACAACGATCGATTATGATAGGTCCTGCCTCATTTTCACTCTATTGTTTGTTAAGTGAAGTTTCGATGAACCTTGACCCTAGATCAGATGAATCTGTTCGTTTTTCGGAAACACTGGTAGACTCGGCTGAAACCAGCCAACAGAAAATGGTCGCATATCATCGGTTGGGATGCATTAAGTTTCTTAGAAAAGAACTTGATGAAGCTGAGCAGCTCTTTGAGGCTGCTTTTAATTTGGGTCACACTTATTCCTTAGTTGGTTTGGCTAGATTAGGTCAAATAAGGGGTCATAAACGCTGGGCATATGAGAAACTCAGCTCTGTTATTTCTTCCTCAACTCCACTTGGATGGATGTACCAAGAGAGCTCGCTATATTGTGATGGCGAGAAAAGGTTGGATGACCTTGAGAAAGCAACTGAGCTTGATCCCACACTGACGTATCCGTACATGTATCGAGCTGCATCTTTGATGAGGAAACAAAATGTTCAAGCTGCTCTTTCAGAAATAAACAGAATCCTGGGATTCAAGCTGGCATTGGAGTGCTTGGAACTCCGCTTTTGTTTCTACCTTGCTCTAGAGGACTACCGATTAGCAATATGTGATATACAGGCAATCCTCACACTTTGCCCAGATTATCGTGTGTTTGAAGGACGAGTCGCAGCATTGCAATTACGTACTCTTCTGCGTGAGCATGTGGAGAGTTGGACCGAAGCTGATTGTTGGCTGCAGCTGTATGATAGATGGTCTTCAGTTGATGATATTGGATCTCTTTCAGTAATATACCAGATGCTCGAGTCTGATGCAGCAAAAGGTGTTCTGTACTTCAGACAGTCCCTGCTTCTCCTCCG ATTAAATTGTCCAGATGCAGCGATGAGGAGTTTACATTTGGCTCGCCAGCATGCATCTAGTGAACATGAATGTTTGGTCTATGAGGGATGGATCTTATATGATACTGGCCACTGTGAAGAAGGTCTACAGAAAGCTGAAGAATCTATTCGCATCAAGAGATCTTTTGAAGCATACTTTCTGAAAGCCTATGCTTTAGCCGACTCTAGCCCTGATGCATCTTGTTCATCAACTGTCATATCACTTCTTGAGGAAGCTTTGAGGTGCCCGTCGGATAGGCTTCGCAAGGGTCAG GCCCTGAACAATCTTGGCAGTGTGTACGTCGACTGCGGTAAATTGGATGCTGCAGCTGATTGCTACATTAATGCCCTTAAAATCCGGCATACCCGGGCTCACCAAGGTCTTGCTCGTGTCCATTTCTTGAGAAATGATAAGGTGGCTGCTTATGACGAGATGACTAAACTGATTGAGAAGGCAAAAAATAATGCATCTGCCTATGAGAAGAGATCAGAGTACTCTGACCGTGACCGCACAAAGGCAGACCTAGAGATGGTCACTCGTCTGGATCCTCTTAGAGTTTACCCTTACAGATATCGAGCTGCAG TGCTGATGGACAATCATAAGGAGAATGAAGCAATTGCAGAACTGTCAAGGGCCATTGCATTTAAAGCCGATCTTCATCTTCTACACCTTCGCGCTGCATTTCATGAGCACATAGGTGATGTTATGGGTGCGTTGAGAGATTGTCGAGCAGCTCTCTCCGTTGACCCGAACCATCAAGAAATGCTGGAACTTCATAGTCGTGTAAACAGCCAAGAGCCTTGA